One Pyrus communis chromosome 13, drPyrComm1.1, whole genome shotgun sequence genomic window carries:
- the LOC137712290 gene encoding uncharacterized protein, translating into MDLARFFGVQGAQNDLNVLAQFPVFNDVLVFNDVLQGKAPKVMYWVNRYKYHGPYYLADSIYPRWTSFVKTVPRSRSAKEKHFASCQKGCMKDVEHCFGILQAHWAIVKDAARMFDLELLRSIMMTCIILHNMIVEDEYDYDAVDEYEPDTMNNSRTQIYCVHDATEEPMQHEPLQRDRRYNERLIQ; encoded by the coding sequence atggatttggcacgcttTTTTGGTGTTcagggagctcaaaatgacctcaatgtccttgcccaattcccagtgttcaacgatgtcctagtgttcaacgatgtcctgcaaggaaaagcACCAAAAGTCATGTACTGGGTTAACAGATACAAGTAccacgggccatactacctagcagatagcatttacccaaggtggacatcgtttgtcaaaacagtgccacgttcacgaagtgcaaaggaaaaacactttgcaagctgtcaaaaGGGGTGTATGAAAGATGTGGAgcattgttttggtatcctccaagctcatTGGGCGATTGTCAAGGATGCTGccagaatgtttgatttagagttacttcgatccatcatgatgacgtgcatcattcttcacaacatgattgtggaagatgagtatgattatgatgctgttgatgaatatgagccagacactATGAACAATTCCAGAACACAAATATATTGTGTTCATGATGCCACCGAAGAACCCATGCAGCACGAGCCATTACAAAGAGAtagacgttacaatgaaaggctcattcaatgA